A genomic region of Paenibacillus sp. PL2-23 contains the following coding sequences:
- the murF gene encoding UDP-N-acetylmuramoyl-tripeptide--D-alanyl-D-alanine ligase: protein MIKRTVGQIASMCGAIRKGGRADEMVSGVMTDSRIAGSGELFVPIVGERFDGHAFAEQAAASGAKAMLWQKGRELPASLAELPFLLVDDTLAALQRLASAYRGELMARVVGITGSNGKTTTKDMAAALLGMQYRVLKTEGNLNNHIGLPLTLLKMDEDTEVAVLEMGMSGFGEIELLTKIAMPDVAIITNIGDAHLLQLGSRAGIAKAKLEIALGLSDGGTLLYNGDEPLLQEGLASMKLPEGVALRTFGLGPSCEWSAEDMDLSPFDSGFAPLYKSERTALGTLRIPVPGRHNISNALAAIAAARLFGVKPADIARGFETLSLTGMRIEPTRASNGAVVLNDAYNANPTAVRAAIDLVAGLEGFGRRWIVLGDMLELGPDEVTLHVEMGEYLAGGKAEGLLTHGPLSIHTSEAAARVLPDVAEQGLIRHFDNKEELAAWLKEKLQPDDLVLVKGSRGMRMEQVVQALEKG from the coding sequence TTGATTAAACGGACTGTAGGGCAGATCGCGTCGATGTGCGGCGCGATTCGCAAGGGAGGCCGCGCGGACGAGATGGTCAGCGGCGTAATGACGGACAGCAGAATAGCGGGGAGCGGAGAGCTGTTCGTGCCCATCGTGGGCGAGCGGTTCGATGGGCATGCATTTGCGGAGCAGGCGGCTGCAAGCGGCGCGAAGGCGATGCTATGGCAGAAGGGCCGGGAGCTGCCGGCCTCGCTTGCGGAGCTGCCGTTTCTTCTTGTCGACGATACGCTGGCCGCGCTTCAGCGGCTCGCTTCGGCATACCGCGGCGAGCTGATGGCGCGTGTCGTCGGCATAACCGGCAGCAACGGGAAGACGACGACCAAGGATATGGCGGCGGCGCTGCTGGGCATGCAATACCGCGTGCTGAAGACGGAGGGCAACCTGAACAATCATATCGGGCTGCCTCTTACGCTATTGAAGATGGACGAGGATACGGAGGTTGCCGTGCTAGAGATGGGGATGAGCGGCTTCGGCGAGATCGAGCTGCTCACGAAGATCGCCATGCCTGACGTCGCCATTATTACCAACATCGGCGACGCCCATCTGCTTCAGCTTGGCTCGCGCGCAGGCATCGCTAAGGCGAAGCTGGAGATCGCGCTGGGACTGTCCGACGGCGGCACCCTGCTCTACAATGGCGACGAGCCTCTGCTTCAGGAGGGCTTAGCGTCCATGAAGCTCCCGGAAGGTGTGGCGCTTCGCACCTTCGGCCTGGGCCCATCTTGTGAATGGTCCGCTGAGGATATGGACCTGTCGCCGTTCGACAGCGGCTTTGCTCCTCTGTACAAGAGTGAGCGGACAGCGCTTGGAACGCTTCGTATACCGGTGCCCGGCCGCCATAACATCAGCAACGCACTGGCGGCGATAGCCGCAGCCCGCCTGTTCGGCGTCAAGCCGGCCGACATTGCCAGAGGCTTCGAGACGCTGTCGCTTACGGGCATGCGGATTGAGCCGACCCGAGCTTCGAACGGCGCTGTTGTGCTGAATGATGCCTACAACGCCAATCCCACTGCGGTTCGCGCGGCCATCGATTTGGTGGCGGGGCTGGAGGGCTTCGGCAGAAGATGGATTGTGCTCGGCGACATGCTGGAGCTGGGACCTGATGAGGTGACGCTCCATGTTGAGATGGGTGAATATTTGGCAGGCGGCAAGGCGGAGGGCTTACTGACGCACGGGCCGCTGTCCATCCATACCAGCGAGGCGGCGGCGCGCGTCTTGCCTGACGTTGCGGAGCAGGGTCTAATCCGCCACTTCGACAACAAGGAAGAGCTGGCGGCGTGGCTGAAGGAGAAGCTGCAGCCGGACGACCTCGTTCTGGTGAAGGGCTCGCGAGGTATGCGCATGGAACAGGTTGTCCAAGCTTTGGAGAAGGGGTGA
- the murD gene encoding UDP-N-acetylmuramoyl-L-alanine--D-glutamate ligase, translated as MNHPSTYSGQRVVVLGLARSGVSVAKLFHKLGADVIVNDKKDRELCPEADELSALGISVLCGYHPDDLIDGRTALLVKNPGIPYSAAPVQAALARGVEVITEVEAAYWLSPAPIIGITGSNGKTTTTTLIGKLLEAAGMKPIVAGNIGLPLCEAVQEAEQDGWIVAELSSFQLKGTAAFRPQVGLLLNLAETHLDYHGDMEDYVASKRKLFANQQEGDTAVLNWDDKACREAAEGLRAAVLPFSLYERLEKGVCVEPPYSREDGAGEAQAERRIVYRADGMETAIMPVDALGIPGRHNAANALAAIAAALAAGAPAAGLAKPLEQFKGVEHRLEFVAERGGVAYYNDSKATNPTATTMSVRSLKRPIILIAGGLDRGSDYMELLPLFRGLKGLVTLGQTKNKLLKVAELAGLTNAQSVNDEKDAESTLRQAVSQAASLAEAGDIVLLSPACASWDMFASYEQRGSIFKQSAHTL; from the coding sequence ATGAATCATCCATCCACCTACAGCGGTCAGCGCGTTGTCGTGCTTGGGCTCGCAAGAAGCGGTGTCAGCGTCGCCAAGCTGTTCCATAAGCTCGGCGCAGACGTTATTGTCAATGATAAGAAAGACCGTGAATTATGTCCCGAAGCGGATGAGCTGTCCGCTTTGGGCATTTCTGTGCTGTGTGGTTATCATCCGGACGACCTGATCGACGGCCGTACAGCCTTGCTTGTGAAAAACCCCGGCATTCCCTATTCCGCAGCTCCAGTCCAAGCGGCGCTGGCGCGAGGCGTAGAGGTGATTACGGAGGTGGAAGCCGCTTATTGGCTGTCTCCGGCTCCGATCATTGGCATTACCGGCTCCAATGGCAAGACAACAACAACGACGCTTATAGGCAAGCTTCTGGAAGCAGCCGGCATGAAGCCGATCGTGGCGGGGAATATCGGACTGCCGCTGTGCGAGGCTGTGCAGGAGGCGGAGCAGGACGGCTGGATTGTCGCCGAGCTGAGCAGCTTCCAGCTGAAAGGGACTGCCGCATTCCGTCCGCAAGTGGGGCTGCTGCTTAACCTGGCGGAGACGCATTTGGACTATCATGGCGATATGGAGGACTATGTCGCCTCCAAGCGCAAGCTGTTCGCCAACCAGCAGGAAGGCGATACCGCCGTTCTGAATTGGGACGACAAGGCCTGCCGGGAAGCGGCCGAAGGCTTGAGAGCTGCCGTGCTGCCGTTCTCCCTCTACGAGCGGCTGGAGAAGGGCGTCTGCGTCGAGCCTCCCTATAGCCGGGAGGACGGCGCCGGCGAGGCGCAAGCGGAGCGGCGCATCGTATATCGCGCCGATGGCATGGAGACTGCCATCATGCCTGTAGACGCGCTCGGCATTCCGGGCAGGCATAATGCCGCCAACGCGCTGGCGGCTATCGCGGCGGCGTTGGCGGCGGGAGCGCCAGCGGCTGGGCTGGCGAAGCCGCTGGAGCAGTTCAAGGGCGTGGAGCATCGTCTGGAGTTTGTAGCGGAGCGTGGAGGCGTAGCCTACTACAATGATTCCAAAGCCACCAATCCGACGGCGACGACCATGTCGGTCCGTTCGCTCAAGAGGCCGATCATTCTCATTGCGGGAGGGCTGGACCGGGGCTCCGATTATATGGAGCTGCTTCCTCTCTTTCGCGGGCTGAAGGGGCTGGTAACGCTCGGCCAGACCAAGAATAAGCTGCTGAAGGTGGCGGAGCTTGCAGGTTTAACGAACGCGCAATCGGTGAACGATGAGAAGGACGCCGAGAGCACTCTTCGCCAGGCGGTAAGCCAGGCGGCCTCGCTTGCCGAGGCGGGCGATATTGTTCTTCTATCGCCCGCGTGCGCAAGCTGGGATATGTTCGCATCCTACGAGCAGAGAGGGAGCATTTTTAAGCAATCGGCGCATACCTTGTAA
- the mraY gene encoding phospho-N-acetylmuramoyl-pentapeptide-transferase, with product MDMMVILFAIGVSFLLAVLLGPLFIPLLRRLKFGQQIREVGPQSHLKKQGTPTMGGIIIMIALLIAFLRFADKTPEFWVLLTASLGFGLVGFLDDYIKIVFKRSLGLTARQKLFGQLLFSVAVCAMLYNMNHSTEIVVPGTGFGFDLGWFYYPFVVIIMFAASNSVNFTDGLDGLLAGTSAIAFGAFTIVALQASSHESAVFSAAMIGAVLGFLVFNAHPAKVFMGDMGSLGIGGGIAAVAILTKTELLLILIGGVFVLEMLSVIIQVASFKLRGKRIFKMSPIHHHFELSGWSEWKVVAVFWSVGLVFAAAGVLLIM from the coding sequence ATGGATATGATGGTCATCTTGTTTGCGATCGGCGTTTCTTTCCTGCTAGCGGTTTTGCTGGGACCATTGTTCATTCCGCTTCTCCGCAGGCTGAAGTTCGGCCAGCAAATTCGCGAGGTCGGTCCTCAAAGCCATTTGAAGAAGCAGGGTACGCCGACGATGGGCGGCATTATCATTATGATCGCGCTGCTGATCGCGTTCCTTCGCTTCGCCGACAAGACGCCCGAATTTTGGGTGCTGCTGACAGCGTCGCTCGGCTTCGGCCTTGTAGGCTTTCTGGACGACTATATCAAAATCGTATTCAAGCGCTCGCTGGGCTTGACGGCGAGGCAGAAGCTGTTCGGTCAGCTGCTGTTCTCCGTCGCGGTCTGCGCTATGCTGTACAATATGAATCACAGCACGGAAATAGTTGTGCCGGGGACGGGCTTTGGATTTGATCTCGGCTGGTTCTACTATCCCTTTGTCGTTATTATCATGTTCGCAGCCAGCAACTCTGTCAACTTTACGGACGGGCTGGACGGACTGCTCGCCGGCACCAGCGCCATCGCGTTCGGCGCGTTCACAATAGTGGCGCTGCAGGCGTCCTCCCATGAGTCGGCGGTATTCTCGGCGGCTATGATCGGAGCGGTGCTAGGCTTCCTCGTATTCAACGCGCATCCCGCCAAGGTGTTTATGGGGGACATGGGCTCCCTTGGCATCGGGGGCGGCATCGCAGCCGTCGCGATTCTGACCAAGACGGAGCTGCTGCTCATTCTGATCGGCGGCGTGTTCGTTCTGGAGATGCTGTCTGTTATTATCCAGGTTGCTTCATTCAAGCTCAGGGGCAAGCGGATCTTCAAAATGAGCCCGATTCACCATCATTTCGAGCTGTCGGGCTGGTCGGAGTGGAAGGTCGTTGCCGTGTTCTGGTCCGTTGGCTTGGTATTCGCGGCTGCAGGCGTACTGCTCATTATGTAG